ACAACTTGGATGGTCTCAAACGTGCACATTACTATGATGAATGGAATGATCACCTgcgagaagaaagaaagaaattgaagATTGTATTATTAAGTCTGGAGAATTTGAATTGATGGAGAATGATGCTACGTTTATTTCCGGTGATTTGACTTCACAATTAAGCAGCAAGACATATGCAAAACAAGAGAGGATAGTtaaaagatatttatatatattttactagCTAGATGCACGGATAGAATGTGACAAGGCACAGTCTGTTTTCAGactctggaaaattgggtccagacatcGGTGTAGGCCCTTGTCTCAAAACGttctcaaatctcattgtctttctaaGTTTACATCTACGCCAGTGTAAATTTTCACGCTGTGTCCTCACACGGGGTCACGTTGACATTTTCCTGTCAGGTTTACAGAAAATGACTCTGACATTAGCGTTCTGACGTACAGCCCCTCTGTAACATGTCAGGGAAATGTCCAggcttcagtgcatgtctgaaagcagctcgaCACACCCCCTCTTTATTGGAAACCGGTTTCTGGAGCTTATAAAAAAAGCAATGTGAAACATTTCGAAACACAGCGTATAGTGTAAAATGAAGTGTTTACAACATGGTACCTTCCACATCATCAGTCCTCCCATGATGAAGGGGTTGAACACAGTCAGGAAACAATAAACGGATGCTGGGTCAAAACTGGATTAAAGaataaagacacagaggaagtgacAAATCAACAGAGTGATTCTACAGTTACCCGAATCTTTAATCATTCAGAGCACAACAACATGTTGAGGGGATTCATCTCTTGATGAGTTTTAAAGTACAGAGTGCCCATGTAAACTAAAAGGCATAATCTACACAAGAGACAAGCTGgtcttaaaaatacaaagagaaCTAAGAGTCAGTAGTGGAGTTtcaaagaagattttttttctgttgtattcAAATGATGCATTGCTAATATTTTTGGAAAGCACACTCATACCAGACTTTCAGTTCCCCCCCACACTGAAACCAAGTCCAGCCACATACCCCCACCCATACACAACTTCCTGCCATTTACAacccgcacacgcacacgcacacacacagacacacacacagacacagacacagacataccTGTTGATGGAGGCTATGTTCCCTGTGCCGAAGAAAgctgttattataaaaaataccTGAAAAAAACGTAGGGTTAAGGAAAGAGCTAAAATAaagcattaaaacattaaattattttatcttacataattaaaatgtatttggatGTAGTTGGACAACTTCAGAATAAACTGGTGCCAGTTTATGTGACTTTAGCTGATGTCCCTTTTGCAAATGTGGATACGAAGAAATAAGATCTTCTGATGTCATCCAACTTCAGATGTCGGATCTTGGCGATGTCAATGTTTGCGGCGAAATCAATAGTGGAGAGCTGAAAGAAaaccgcgcacacacacacacacacacacacacacacacacacacacacacacacacacacacacacacacacacacacacacacacacacacacacacacacacacacacacacacacacacacacacacacgatcacatGATAATCTGAGACCTCATCTACACTACGTAGAGCTTTATGTACTAAACCTACATGTGGTTGTTGCTGTACCTGTGTTTTATGCATTCTAAATAAATAGGATACAAAAGTAACAATAACTTGACACTGCTCTACCAAATCTTTCAAACTCAGAAACAAACTCATAATGGTCGTACCTCCTGCCTGCCAGAGACACCCTGTGCAAGCATGGCTTCCTGCTCAATGTTGatccacacaaacatcagcCAAGATAACACGGGGAGGAACAAGGCCTCTGACCTAGTTTTGGAGAAAGCGTACACATTAGAATAGAAGTTGAATACTGATCTTCACGACTGCATTGGTGTTTCAGGTCTAATGTCACGTCTTACCCGGTGCTGAGCAGCAGGTACGTGGCCGTGAGAGAGAGGAATATGCTGAGGAGTCGATGGAAGAGACGAGTAGAGCTCAACAATGGAACCAGTATAGACGATCCTGAGAAGAGAGAGGTATGTGCTGGGTCTTAGAGCAATGAGGGCAAATGCTGCAGTACAGGATGAGAAACAGATTTTAACTGACGAAAACTAATCAATATCTATATCAAACGTGGGGGTAGTTATTTTTCTAGTACATCATTTGTGAGGCCCAGAAATGCAAGAGGCCATATAATTAGCTGCAAGATGAAAAGCATGTAGTGCCAAAAAGACTTTATAATTAAAAAGGTACATTGCTGAGGTGTTCCAAAAATTCTGCTGTGAGCCACAACCTTAAATGTGAAAGAAATTTAGATAACTGCCAATTAGAAAATGATTCACTCTCAGATATGGTGACTCGCTTTTCCCACAGCAACCTGGAAAATCCTCTTTAAAAAGACCTTAGTTTGCACTTTTACCCAACAACAGTGTCTTTTTAGGGATAGAGAGCATAAAGTGACTCTTTTCCAACTTGGAGAGAACCTTGTGCTTAAGCTCAAAAAGTGCTgtgtactgtaaataaaatgtataattatgaTATGACAAAATCTGACATTAAATATCATCTCCCCAGGGAATCCCATGTCCTCATGTTGCGCTCGCTCACGCCCCCACCTACCTAACGTGGTCCAGCTGATGATCTGATTGAGAAGCGGCAGGCCCTGCTTTTGCTGCAGGCTggagtgtgtgagggagggcACGTACGAGCACACTGCCACATGGAGCATCTGTGGAGTTTTGCCAGGTACAActtcagaataaataaattcagGTACAcgatcacacacaaacacacacatacacacagcatgACATGTGCTGCAGTTACCTGGGTAATAAACTGCTGTCTGTCACCAAAGCTCAGCGGCGTTCTCTGTCGCGATGACCAGAGGTAACAGGCTGAAGTGAAGAGGGTGAGCAAACCTGCACAGGTACtgagcagacaaacaaaatatgatattttaagTTTAACATATGGCTTCATTTTGCACAGGTTAAATTAGAAGCTATGTTCCTGCCTCTTCCATTTATCAAAGTCCTTCGTGATttttaggagaaaaaaaatatcatcagGCTTTTCCAGTAGTGATTTAAAAGTGAACTATGCATATGTTTCATATCATATTCAAGTAGCTTGTTATTGAATGCCCAGTTTAAATTGTTGAAGTTGTTGAATAATGGCTTCTGTCGCGACAAAATAACCCTGGTGATTTCTCAGATTGGGCTTGAAGACAACAATTTATTCCAGAAATCCTGTTTTTAAACTAAGTTTGGATTTATCATTATAATTTTGTCATGTTCTGTTATATAAAGTCATaattatttaaagtaaattcCAATATGAAATTGACAAAATAACATAGAAATGTGTAcataaatcaaaaaatatttttgagatTTGTATATTGATGTGGTAAATATTGGTTTGTATTTTGAGATTTGTATATTGATGTGGTAAATATTGGTTTGTATTTTGAGATTTGATCTTGACCAAATTGCTCATCACAATCTGAACTCATCGCTCTCTGATGACCGTTAAGATTTAAAGACAGAAGAAACTTCTTTCTCACTGACCTGATTATGGCttttgaggttgtttttttttacacattctgataaactaaaacaaacagaggaagcaCTCACACCAGATGAATGTTGGGCTCTCTACCCACAACAGGCATCAGGGGGAAAAGAGCCAAAAACATGCAGCCGAGAAACCAGCTCAATGAGCGGAACTAGATGGGGACAGACAAATAAGTTCATATGGTTAGAGGCTGCATGTCAATTCATTAGAGGATTCACTGAGGATAAATAAGTGCAAGGAGGTCAGAACAGGAGTTTGTTTAGAATTTTCTGCATCGCTTGGTgacttaattattttttttcatattattgtgaGGAATCATCATTTTTGTGGTTTGCTGATCAACTCAAATTTGCTGCAGCACCTAAAATGCAGTCATAGACAAATGGATCTACTGATTTTTTGAGGAGAAGAATTTAAAGAGAAAGTATTTCAGGACCGGGACAGAGGACTCACTGTAGCAAGAAGTGATCAAGTGTCAAATCATACAAACACCCTTGTAAAATCAAGACGATTGAGAAAAATGGAATCAttaatcaaatgttaaaaatcaatGGTATAAAATATTGAAGTAATTACACATTTGTGTCAGGTAGATTCTCTCAATGTGATTTTTAGGCCTTGAAAGGAGTGACTTATCACCTTTAAACCTTTAAACAGCCGTCAGTCAAGACTTATGCAATTCGGAAATTCTGATCCATGTTTACTTCATCTCCTGATGACGCATCACTTTCCGTCACCTTTTCAAATATAGAaatcaaaatattcaaatacCATTACTTTTCCTGGCGTACATGCAGCGTCTagtacattttttcccccctaaatttcttcttcttcttgaacCTTAGGAGCCATAATCTTTGACATGGTTACCTTGGCCTTCCCAAAAAGTCCCGACATGaagggccagagagagaggacagccAGGCCCACAGTCAGCACGGCGCGATGGAAGAAGCTCACCACCTGGGGGCAGCAAAGGTGAACTGTCAGCCACAGAGCAGAGTGTATAGATAATTGTAGATTTTAGATTATGTCGTAGGTAGAAAATATGCATCTAGCTGTACATTACAAACCATCAAAGACACCTACCAGTAACTCAATTCCAAACGCCACCAGCACAAAATAGCCCAAACATTTCCACAGTGGAAGAGATGGCGCCGACTTGATCAAATCTTTCAGAGTGCCAGATCTGAAATGGatcattaaaacaattatttttcagttagaaaattgagaaaagaaagaaaactccAAAGACAAGTATTACTCACTCTTTCAGGACAGAGTACCATACAGGGACTGGCAGTAGGCAGTAGATATAATAGGTAATCGGGCTCCTTTGGATCAGCAGGAACCCGGCGATCACtactgtcacacacagacacagccgCTCCAGAGTATAGCTGCGAGTCTgcaatatgcacacacactgggacGTTACCAAACAATGGGACTGAGACACATTTGTTTCCCTTAAGCTTATTTTGGCGGCAGGGCAGAGGGATTATATATATTGAGCGCCCTGACCTGGTTGAGGAGACTGGGGTGTCTGTGGAGGCTGGCATGAGTCTTCAGGATGACCATGACAACATATGAGGTCCAGCCTACAAATCCCAGCACCACACTGCAGCCCAGGAAGAACCTGTCATAGGTATGGTAGTACACCAGGCCCTCCAAGGAGCGGGAGATCAGAGACTTGCACAGAGAGATCTGAGAAGAGACAAGGAAAGGACGAGGAGTTTGTTAAGAGCTTGGGTGTCAAACAgacataaatgtgtttaatttcactttatgtgtgtatttctaaAGCTAGTTTGGTCTTAAGTTTTATTTCAAGTTATACATTATAAGGACTAACTTCTAATACTAACCGCTGGGTATTACACTCCAGTTTGCTGCAGCATTGGTGATAATTGAGTTCACGGTTTAGACAGCAGATACTCACGGCATCTCCGTACTTCTCCAGCTGAATCAGTATTCTGGCCTTGTGGGTGaactctgtttgttttgactcaGTCAGTTGTctgggaaaataaaagagacaaagcAATAAAGACAGACTCCGTGaaattgcatttaaaatgtcGTCTTAAACACAATGTGTCCATGAATGTAAATTTCTCAGTAGCTGCCATCTGGTTAATGTTCTtactaaaatgtatttctaaatCCACACTCTCGATGTGACCGGAGACTGACACGAGCCCCTGGTAAACACGCTGTGATGAAaagtaaatttattttattaaaaaagttttatgtgtaagttttctctgcagctgaacatgttttttttgtgccgAAAGCAGGTGGTGAGACTGGCTGGTGTGGTGCTGACTGTTGACCAAATTGTGTTTCCCATTGCTGAACCCACAATGTTTGTGCTACATTGGGAAGTAAAAAGCTATAAAAGGAATCGAAACCttcaaaaagctttttttaactCACTTGCTGATGATCATTATCTAACGTATTGTACTTACTGATATGGggtgaagagaaaagacaaggTTGTCTCCTTTTTCTGGGTCATTTTCATctagaaaaaaaatacatatacaacTCAGTTACCATTAACAACCTTCCATGTGCTTCAGCACTATTTATAACTTGAAAGATAAGAAGttataatattaatagtaatagtaataatacattAGTAGCAGCAGAGATGAATGCTGCCATACCTTGAATTGCTGTAGTATTTGAATGGCGTTAGTGTACATGCTCTCTGCTTTGAACAGGTCACTGTTGTTCAGGTAGAGCAGAGGTAAAACACCCTGtaatgacacaaacatgaagatgagtataaagtcataaaaacagaataatgatatttttagaaaatattatAAACTCAAATGAGAATTTCTACAATTGCACTGATTTTCGCAGCCACTTAAATGTacttatgaaaataaatgttgggAAATTTTAGCTTTGCCTCGATTATCTCTAAACTTACAACTGAGTTGACAGGAAAGGGCACGCCGATGAGAGAAGCCATGAGGGGAGCAATGTCAGCCTgcagaaatcaaacaaacaatgtaaAAGATTTCACTTCGTCCTCTGTCCTTCAGTTGTATCACTGCTTTCATACACGGTAAATGTAGTGACACTGATTCCTGTCACTGTCGTGCTAGGCCACGGGTCTTACCTGACTGACGTCCGCCCTGTGGAGGTGCTCCAGTTTCCaatctgagagaaacagaggagaatagaaagaggaaagaatAAAAATCAAGTAAAGTAAatagcaaatacatttttccaaaaTCCAAAAAGTTACTCTGCCTGACAAgtgatattcaccatcttgtcctatgttctaaacTGCACAGAAATAATTGCTCTAAGTGGGTGTCCTAGGTGGATCctaaaaacagctttaaaactGTTTGAGAGACATTTCAGTTAAGCAGCTGTGATCAGGGTGCATGGGTTTAGCACCTTGTAGGTATCCATCGTCATAGAGTTGGGGTTCAGTGACTCTAAGAGCCCTTTGGACTCCAGCTCCCCACACCACTAGAGGGGTGAGCGTCTCAGAGGGATGCCCTGCACCGTGAGaacctgcaggaaaacacacacaaatgtaaacatCCACACACTTCAACAAATGCTGTGTAGAGTCGAAGGAATTCATTCCAATGCTGATTAACAgctctgtcattgtttttttttctcaccccAGTTTGTCATGCCATGATCAGAGGTGAACACGTAGGCTGTTCTGCCATCATAACCAAAGAATTCTTCCACTATGGACACCAGCTCAGCTACACCAGTGTCAACTAAACCAATGTTGTCCAGGTACTCCCTAAAGACACAgcatacatataaatacacaagaGACATCCGATCCGACTGCTGAATTAAATGCTGCTTTGGAGGAATATGttatttaaattgtaataatGTAGAGTGCAATCAAATTGAATAGGAACTGCAACAAGAAATCTGAAAAACGTGTGTCCCATACTTCGACATCGGTCTGTGAGCGTGGCCGTTTGTGTCGATGCCCAGCAGATGCAGGAAGAAGACGTTCTTATCCTCCAGCACACTGGCCCTCAGACTTGAGTTAGACTTTGCCGACTGAAAGAACGACTGTTGAGCGGAAGAAAGACAAATCTGATAAATCTGATTTATTCAAGAGAGCGATGAGGAAATCCCCACTACAGAGATCTGTCTGGGATTGTTTCCCTCTTTAGACAACAGACCTATTATAAGTAATTACTTTGAATGTTAATTATTCATCACTATCAGTAATATTTGTACTACCATACTTTGACTTGAGTGAACACCCAAGTGTCAAGCCTGGAGGCATCAGTGGAGGCAAAGTCCTCCTCCGCTGCCGGGTACGTGTAGGTGTGCACATGGTCTCCActggcccctgggagacggatgtAAGAACACGGGATTCATTAGAGGGATTACTTTGTTCCTGAATATCAaaaatgatattttttattgtttacgCTCATGTTACTTACTGTACCtgcaaaaatgtgtttctaagtttgattttaatctATGATCTTTAGTTAATATTGATTAGGcttttgtgtgcatgcgtgtgtgtgtttgtgtgttgtgctgtgctTTTGTACCTTTGGCAAACATAGGCAGAATATCAGGGCTGCCCCAGCACCAGGTGTGCCTGCTCTCATTAAACACAGAGTCAAACTCAACAGGATTCTCCTTCCAGCCTGaacaaatagaaacacacacacatacacagcttGTGAGCAAAACACTCCCACCATTAACCTTTCTCATTGATTTTTTCCCTTCTGTATTGGACTCAGAAACACAAATGTGGACTTACCTTTAGCAACAGCACTAACATCCTCATAGAAGCCAGCGATGAGAGCAACGTGACCAGGCCGAGACTCAGTGGGCACACGCGTGTGTGACACACCCCAGGTGCCCGTCTCCTCCATCACACTCCTGATATTaggaaacacacatgcacacacacacacacacacaccagttacTTAGGATTTGTGCACAAACTATGAGAAAAGACCCAGTAtgccagcaacacacacactttttgcaaaTATATATACTGCTTATAGGAATGGACTAATTAAACACATATACAGATATTTTTGGGTATTAGTTTCCCCACCTCAGGAACGGGGCCCTGGTTGAGCCATTGGGGAGTAAGGTGAAGAGACTGTCTGCTCGGAGGCCATCGGCCACCACTAACACCAGTCTGGAGGCGGGCGGTGCCAGCGGTATAGCCTGGGGCGTCATGCCGTGGACCAGGGGGGAGGTGAAGTAGATGTCGAAGATAGAAATAAAGAAGACCACGTGGACCGTCAGTCCAACCAGGAAGAAGGTGATCATCCTCATTTTGCCGGTTGTGCAGAACAACCTGAAGGCGGAGGAAGAAAGGGGAAGGATGTCATGTATCTGGAGGTGAAACAACAtgagaaatataaacaaataaaaaattattgAGGTAAATATGTATACTAACTCAGTTATACAGTCTAACATTaacaaaaagagagaattagTCATTATAAAGGCTCAGCATCATTTATGAATTCTATGTAATCTCTAGATCCTTAAGTGTTATTACATATAATACTtgattaaaaactgtatttagtgtcatttttgttttatggaaTCACGTACATCTTTTCTGATATAAGCAATTTGAAGACATTATGTTTCAAACCTGAATTAGTTTTCTGTGGTATTTGGAGATGTTTCAGAAACAGACAGTTACATTATTAACTtcattcttttgtttgtttaaaaaaaaagaagcatttatCAATTTAGAAGGTTTATTAAACCTTACTTCAGTTTGGAAGGATATGTTCTCAGGAAATTACTTGAAGCAAtttcatttatctatttattcatttattttgtgtgtttactcatttcctttttcataCGCTAGCTAATTAGGTTGTTGTGCCTGTGTGATGATACATGTATCAGTCTGATTTTGTATAGTTTAGGGTGATTTAAGTGTTGAGTTgatttttgtgtgtattgtttttgtctgatcTTTGGTGAATTGTGTGACTTAGGTTCAGCATCATGTAAACTTCTTAAGTTATATTTGCCATGTAAAGGCCAAAACACCTGTCACCATTGGCCAACGTGTAAAAACAACGACTTCTACATATtgatttctttacatttcaaCTGGCctcaacacactgacagacgTGACTCAGTGAAACAGGCCATGAAACGAGTCTTACCTGTTCGTAACGTCAGCGGAATCCCACCACACAACCGGAGGATACCGTCTCGTTAACGAATGAATGGATGAGCTGAATACTCTACTTCCATTTCACCTATTCCCCTTTCAACACACTGATTCAACTTCCATTTTATCGTCGTAAATCCCCAATTACAGACACGGAGAACCCGACAggctgtcgctgctgctgctgtggtcaaACGGATCAACGTAATCTGTACGTGCGAGCGTTTACTAAACCAAGTGTCCTTCTTTTAAGAAGATTACTGCAAGAAACACAGGAGCCACGAGCGTCCACTTCCTTGTTGTGACTGACGTTGACCTGTGAACCCCGCCGCggaattgtgggtaatgtagtttAAATATGTATCACCCAAGCGAGCTTTCTTATAAATGAAATGGCCTCTATTGTCATGTTGATGCTTTGATTTGTGCGATGTGATTATTTGTGTCACAGTGAAGGAGaagaataaaatgttatttccacATGTTGCGGTTCTTTGACACATCGGCTGCCTCACTCTGCGTGTTGTCAACCGGGCCCTGCCCAGTTTTCCCTTCTGTCTCCAGTATCCAATCATTTTCCCGAGTCCCGTCAAAGAGGCGGGATTCGAGCGTAACGTGCTCGGAATCTGACCAATCGTCGCCGTGTATTCTTTTCCTCTTGTCAAATCTACCAACCAAAGCCCAGCTAGCTGCAGCTCCATTCAGGAAGAAGCGGTTCCGATTAGCCTAGCTGGCTTCCAGGCTGCTGGAAATCTTTATCGTGCACAAAAGATGGCGTCGGTCAACCCGTTTAATCTCAGCGACTCGGAGGATGAGGCTGAGCGGCGCCCGAATGAGACGGTCAACACAGCGAGGAGCCCGAGCGACGGAGCTCCGGGGCCGCCGCCGACGCCTGGCAACCCTTTCTCCCCGCCCGCGGACGCCGAACCCCCGACGCTGCTGCTGTCTAGCAACCGAACGAGCCCCAGCGGCGAGGGCATCTCGCTGTCGGCCGCGGCGAGCTCCGCGATGGCGGGCAGCGCCGAGACGCGGGTGTCGGTGGATGTCATCGCCGCTCAGCTGTTGCGGGACCAGTACATCCTCACGGCCCTGGAGCTTCACACCGAGCTCCTGGAGGGGGGCAGGGAGCTCCCGAGGCTGAGGGATTATTTCTCCAACCCCGGCAACTTCGAGCGACAGAGCGGCACACCGCCCGCC
This portion of the Hippoglossus stenolepis isolate QCI-W04-F060 chromosome 19, HSTE1.2, whole genome shotgun sequence genome encodes:
- the pign gene encoding GPI ethanolamine phosphate transferase 1; protein product: MRMITFFLVGLTVHVVFFISIFDIYFTSPLVHGMTPQAIPLAPPASRLVLVVADGLRADSLFTLLPNGSTRAPFLRSVMEETGTWGVSHTRVPTESRPGHVALIAGFYEDVSAVAKGWKENPVEFDSVFNESRHTWCWGSPDILPMFAKGASGDHVHTYTYPAAEEDFASTDASRLDTWVFTQVKSFFQSAKSNSSLRASVLEDKNVFFLHLLGIDTNGHAHRPMSKEYLDNIGLVDTGVAELVSIVEEFFGYDGRTAYVFTSDHGMTNWGSHGAGHPSETLTPLVVWGAGVQRALRVTEPQLYDDGYLQDWKLEHLHRADVSQADIAPLMASLIGVPFPVNSVGVLPLLYLNNSDLFKAESMYTNAIQILQQFKMKMTQKKETTLSFLFTPYQQLTESKQTEFTHKARILIQLEKYGDAISLCKSLISRSLEGLVYYHTYDRFFLGCSVVLGFVGWTSYVVMVILKTHASLHRHPSLLNQTRSYTLERLCLCVTVVIAGFLLIQRSPITYYIYCLLPVPVWYSVLKESGTLKDLIKSAPSLPLWKCLGYFVLVAFGIELLVVSFFHRAVLTVGLAVLSLWPFMSGLFGKAKFRSLSWFLGCMFLALFPLMPVVGREPNIHLVTCAGLLTLFTSACYLWSSRQRTPLSFGDRQQFITQMLHVAVCSYVPSLTHSSLQQKQGLPLLNQIISWTTLGSSILVPLLSSTRLFHRLLSIFLSLTATYLLLSTGSEALFLPVLSWLMFVWINIEQEAMLAQGVSGRQELSTIDFAANIDIAKIRHLKLDDIRRSYFFVFFIITAFFGTGNIASINSFDPASVYCFLTVFNPFIMGGLMMWKVIIPFIIVMCTFETIQVVTQLSARSLFLIVLVISDLMALHFFFLVQDYGSWLDIGTSISHYVIVMSMTIFLMLLSVVTHILTSQRLILWRRHKSHFT